The DNA window CGTGCTCTCCCGCAAGGGCCCGCACGATCTCGACCTGTTCGCCAAGGTCGTGCAGATCAACCTGATCGGCACCTTCAACGTCCTCACCGTCGCCGCCGAAGCGATCGCGAAGACCGAACCCCTGGAGGACGACGCCAGGGGCGTCATCATCAACACCGCCTCCATCGCGGCGTTCGACGGGCAGATCGGCCAGATCGCCTACGCCGCGTCCAAGGGCGGCGTAGCCGGGCTCACCCTGCCCGCCGCGCGCGACCTCGCCTCGCACGGCATCCGCGTCACCACGATCGCGCCCGGCATCATCGACACCCCGATGCTCGCGACCGTCAGCGACGAATTCCGCGCGAGCCTCGCGGCGGGCGTGCCGTTCCCGAAGCGGCTCGGCCGTCCCGACGAGTACGCCCAGCTCGCGGTGAACATCGTCGAGCACGACTACCTCAACGGCGAGACGATCCGCCTCGACGGATCGCTGCGGATGGCCCCCAAGTAAGCCCCACGGCGGGACGCGCGATCAGATGTCGCCCATGAACGGCACTTCGGTCATCGCGCGTTCCGTCATCCACACCCGCAGCGCGCGCGTGGCCAGCACGTCGTCCTCGTTGTAGCGCAGCAGGCGCTCGCGCTGGACCGCGTCGGGCGCCTCGCCGTCCATGCCGACCGCGTCGCGGTACCAGCGCATCGACGCCTCGCCGCCAGCCTCCGGGTCGCGCCAGGTGAACCCTGCTGCGGGGGCGACGACCTTGAGCCCCTTCCCGTGGGAGCACAGGAACTGGTCGGCGACGACCCGGAACAGGTCGACCCACTCGTCGGACTCCACAAAGGACCGGATCTCGGCCTTCGCCGGAATGCCGGGGTATTCGCGGAAGCGTTCGGCGGAGCCGTAGAGCCAGCGGTTCTCGGCGAGTTCGTTGTAGCAGTAGGCGCGGAAGGTCAGCCCCGCCGCTTCGGTCCGCGCCCGCACTTCGCCGAACCAGGTCCAGAACTCGGCGAACGAGCGCGCCTCGTCCGTCGTCGGCAGCGGTTCCCAGGTCGCGAACGCGTGGTAGCCCTGTTCGAGCCCGATGTCGGCGCCGGAGAGCAGGCATCCCCACAGGTAGGCGCCCGAATCGCCGAAGCTCTCCATGTCGACGTCCACCTCGACGTCGGCGCGCGCCACCTCGACGCGTTCCACCTTGCGCACCATGGTCAAATCCGCCAGCCACGCGCGGGCGAGCACCACGGCGTCCGCGTACGACCCGCCGGTCCACGTGATCGGCGGCTCCTCGGCCGGGTTCCGCACCGCCAGTGCGTCCACAGTGGACACTCCGAGCCTGCGCAGTTCCATGGCGTCCTCGCCGCGCACCACCAGGCTCACGTCCCTGGTCTCGGTGAGCTTCTCCTGGCACGTCGGCCAGTACGGGCACCGCTTGCACTCCAGCACCCTGGACGGTTCGGCCAAGGCCTCGTCACCGGCGGCCGCCGCGTTCGCGATGGCGAGCCGGTCGGCGAAGCGCGCGTCGTACTCGTCGAGCGCGGTGCGGCCACCCGGCCAGGTCGCCGCGGCGAGGTCGTGCCACACGACGACGTCCGCGTCGAGCCCGATCACGCCGCCGTACGCGCGTTCGCGCGGCGCGTGGCCGGTGGTTTCCAGCATCCGGCGCAGATGCGCGAGCCGCAGCTGGTCCCTCGGCTGCGAACGCACCTTCCGCACCGGGTCGGCGACCGCGTGGTGCGGGTCGAGATCGGTCATCACCGTCGTCGGCGCGCCCGCGCCGCGATCGGTGATCCGGTGCCGCACCACGAGCACCGGCACGTAGCCGCCGTCGGAACGCACCAGCAGCTCCACGCCGCCGCGCCGGTGCCCTTCGGCGTCGACCGGCAGGAGCGCGCCCCAGATGAACGGCACGCCGTCGGCCAGTGCCTGTTCGGTGGCCCGCGCCCGTTCCTGGGCGGGCAGGTCGCGCGGGACCGTCACCCAGGTCGCGTCGGCGGGCGAAGCGTCCACGAGCCGTTGCCGGATGGCGAGCCGGTGCGCCGCCGCATCGGCGATACGCTGCTCCGATGCGGGGTCAGGCGGTGGCAGCGGCACGTCCCGCATACCGGGGTCGTGTTCGAGGTGCACCCGCCGACGGCACCGACTCACCGCACCGGCATCCAGCAGCACCTCCGCACCCATGAGGATCACTCTAGGTCTCGCCGGGTTTCATGCCACCCGCCGACATGCCCACGGGGGTGCACACCAGTAAGTTCGTCACCGACGCTTTCGAAAGGTGCAGCCGATGACGCGCAACGACTCTTCCGACGAGCGCTCGCTCGGCGGACTGGCCGGCGAGACGGTGGAGGCGATCCAGCACATGGCCGACTCCAAGGCGGCGAAGAAGGCAGCGAAGGCCGCCGGCAAGGATGAGAAGAAAGCCGTGAAGCAGGCGAAGAAGGATGCCATCAAAGCTGTGAAGAAAGCACATAAAAAGGGTGAAACGGGCAGCGACCTCGTGGTGACGGCCGAGCGCGAGGACAGCCGCTTCACGCCGAAGAAGGCGCGCAACGCGATCGCCGTCGCGAAGGTCGTCGGGCCCGCGGTGATCCCGGTGATCGCGCCCTTCGCGGTGCGCGCGGCAGGCGCGGCACGCGAGGCGTACGACCGCTACCAGGCGCGCAAGCTCGGCATCGGCGTCGACCAGCTCGGCGAGTACAGCGGGCGCGGCGCCGGGCTGCACGCCAGGATCGCCGGGCTGTCCGAAGGCTTCATCGACCTCCACGAGTCCGGCAAGGCGAGCGATGAGGACCGGAAGTTCGCCGCCGCGGGCCGGGCCACGCTGGAACAGCTCGCGGCGACCGTCCGCGCGGCGGAACGGATGCCCGGAACCCGGCGCAAGGCCGCGCACCGGGCCGTCTCCGGCGAACTGGACCAGCTGGAAACCCAGCTGCTGCACCGCCTGGGCATCTGAGCCGCGCTTCACACACGCCGAAGGATGCTCCTGCGGATAGCGAGTGGTTATTCGCCCGTAGCTCGTGATGCCCCGAAGGTCACCTTCGGGGCGTTCGCGGTGAAGCGGGTCAGCTCGCCTTGACGAAGCCCTTCGACACCATCCAGTTCTTCGCGACCTCCGCGGCGGACTTGCCGTCGATGTCGACCTCCTTGCACAGGTCGATCATCTGCTGGTTCGTCATCGCCTTGCCGACCGGCTCCAGCACGCCACGCAGTTCCGGATGCTGGTTCAGGAACTCGGTGCGCATCGTCACCGACGCGTTGTACTGCGGGAAGGTCTGCTTGTCGTCGGCGAGGATGCGCAGGTTGAGGCCCTTGATCCGGCCGTCGGTGGTGAACACCTCGCCGATGTTGCAGGTGCCGCTCTTGATCGACGAGTAGATGGTGCCGATGCCGAAGTTCTTGATCGTGCCGACCGGGAACCCGTACTTCTTCAGCGCGCCGGGGAACCCGTCCTGGCGGCTGGTGAACTCGGTCTCCAGGCAGAACACCGACTGATCGGGGTTCTGCTTGAGGAAGTTCGTCATGTCCGAGGTGGTCTTCAGGTTGTGCTTCTGGCCGTACTCCTCGGTCACCGCGAACGCGTACTGGTCGTTGAGCGGCGAGTAGTCGAGCCAGGTGATGCCGTTCTTCGACTCGTCGGCGGCCTTCGTCGCGTCGAACTGCGCCTTCTCACCGCCGGGCACCGGCAGTTCGTTGCCCTGGTAGTTGATCCAGCCGGTGCCGGTGTACTCCCAGCTCATGTCGATCTGGCCGTTGATCAGCGCCTGGCGCGCGCTGTTCGACCCCTTGATGTCGGTGAGGTCGACGACGTCGGCACCGGCCGCGGTCAATGCCATCTCGGCCATGTAGCCGAGGATGATGTTCTCGGTGAAGTCCTTCGAGCCGACCGTCACCTTCACGCCCTGCAGCGAGGGAACCGGCTGGATCGACGCGGGCTCGATCTTGTACGGCACCGACGCGTTGATGTCGAGGCCGCAGGCGGACAACGACGCGGCGAGCAGTGCCGCGCCGAAAACCGCTTTAATCCGGCGTTTCATCGCAGTCCCTTCGGTCCGAGCAGCTGTTCCGCGACCGCGCCGAGCCAGTCGACGATGAGCGCGAGGCCGACCGAGAGCACGACACCCGCGATCAGCACCCTGGTCAGGTTCAGCTTGTAGCCCGCTTCGATCAGGAGCCCGAACCCGCCCGCGTCGACGAAGTGCACCAGCGTCGCGGTGCCGACGGCGAGCACGAGCGACGTGCGCAGCCCGGCCAGGATGAGCGGGATGGCGAGCGGGAACTCGATGCGCCACAACACGCTCGAACCCGACATGCCGATCCCGCGCCCGGCGTCGACCAGTGCCGGGTCGACCTGGTCGAGGCCGACCATGGTGTTCCGCAGCACCGGCAGCAGCGAGTAGAAGGTCAGCGGGATCGCGGCCACCCACAGCCCGCCGGTCGCGCCGGTCCACAGGAAGAACAGCACCAGCACGCCGAGCGCGGGCGCCGCCTGCCCGATGTTCGCGACCGCCAGGAACACCGGCGCCGCCCAGCGCGCGAACGGCCGCGTCACCAGGATGCCCAGCGGCACCGCGATCGCGACCACCAGCACCGACACCACGAGCGTCACCAGCAGGTGGTCGCCGAGGTTCTTGAGCAGCGAGGCGCCGTTCAGCGTCTCCCGCTCGGTGTCGGACAGGTTCCTGGTGAACAGCCACACCATCGTGACGCCGACGATCAGCACCACGGCCGCGGGCTGCGCGAACAGCCGGATCCGTTCCGCGCGCTTCGAACCGGATTCGGTGGAGAACCCGGTGTCGACGGCGGCCGTCACGACTGGCCCTCTTCTTGGTGGTCGTCCGCGTGCTCCTCGCGGAGCCGCTGGATCGTCGCCATCACGGTGTCGAGTTCGATCACGCCCGCGTATTCGCCGCGCGGGCCGGTGACCGGCACGCCGCCGCCCTCGGCGAGCATCGCCTCCAGCGCGTCCTGCAACGTCGACTGCAGGCTCACGACGTCGCCGAGCGGCCTGCCCGCGGTCGCCAGGGTGGCCGCGGTGCCGAGCTGGCGCGCGTGCACCCACCGCGACGGCCGGTTGCGGCCGTCGAGCACCAGCACGAAGGAACTGCCCTGCTTGGCGAGCTGCTCACGCACCGCCGCGGGCGATTCGTCCTCCTTCGCGGTCGGCACGTCCGTCTTCAGCTCGACGTCGCGGACGCGCAGCAGCGTCAGCTGCTTGAGCGACGCGCCGGCGCCGACGAACCCGGCGACCGTGTCGTTCGCCGGGTTGGCGAGGATCGCGTCCGGGCTGTCGTACTGCAGGATCGACGACTGGTTGCCGAGCACCGCGATCTTGTCGCCGAGCTTCACCGCCTCGTCGAAGTCGTGCGTGACGAACACGATCGTCTTCTTCAGATCGGTCTGCAGGCGCAGCAGCTCGTCCTGCAGGTTGCCGCGGGTGATCGGGTCCACGGCGCCGAACGGCTCGTCCATCAGCAGCACCGGCGGGTCCGCGGCCAGTGCGCGCGCCACGCCGACGCGCTGCTGCTGACCGCCGGAGAGCTGGCGCGGGTAGCGGCCGTGGAACTCCTTCGGGTCCAGCCCGACGAGGTCCATCATCTCCTCGACCCTGCTGTCGATGCGCTTCTTGTCCCAGCCGAGCAGGCCGGGGACGACCGCGATGTTCTGCTCGACGGTGAAGTGCGGGAACAGCCCTGCCTGCTGGATCGCGTAGCCGATCTTGCGGCGCAGGGTGTCCGCGTTGAGCTTGAGCGCGTCCTCGCCGCCGATGGTGATCCGGCCGGAGGTGGGCTCGATCAGCCGGTTGATCATCCGCATGGTGGTCGTCTTGCCGCAGCCGGACGGCCCGACGAAGATCACGATCTTACCCGCGGGCACCACCATGCTGAACTCGTTGACCGCGGGTTCCCTGGTGCCGGGGTACCGCTTGGTCACCTGCTCCAGTTCGATTTCGACCCCGGAGACGGCACCGTCGATGCTGGTGGCGCCTTCGGCAGTGGTCACGGTTTGGTCAGCCACGGACACCCCTTGAGACGGTGAGACGAGCGATGATGGCGTAGATGCCCTCGAGGATGAGGGCGAGGATGATGACACCGACGGTGCCGGTGACAGCTTGGTTCACATCGTTGGCGCTACCGGCGTTGCTGAGCGCGGAGAACACTTCGCCGCCGAGGCCGGGGCCCTTCGCGTAGGCGGCGATGACCTCGATGCCCATCAGCATCTGGGTCGCGACGCGCATCCCGGCGAGGATCGCGGGCCAGGCGAGCCGCAGCTCCACCCTGCTCAGCACGCCGAACCTGCTCATCCCGATGCCCTTCGCGGCGTCGGAGATCGCCGGGTCCACGCTGCCGAGGCCGACGATCGTGTTCCGCACGATCGGCAGCAGGCCGTAGAGCACGAGCGCGATCACCGCTGGCCGCGAACCGAGCCCGAAGATCGGGATCAGCAGACCGAGCAGCGCGAACGACGGGATCGTCAGGATCGTGCTGGCCAGCGCGGTCGCGAGCGCCGAGCCGATCGGGCTGCGGTAGACCGCGATCCCGATCAGCACCCCGATCACCGCGGCGATGATGGTGCACTGCACCACCGCGCTCGTGTGCAGCCACGCCTGGAGCGAGATGCTGCTCCAGCGGTCGGAGATGTACTGGAAGAGGTTCATGACCGGCGGCTCCGGCCGTCGCGACGCTCCGCGTGGGCTTCCGTGACTACCTTCATGTCGTTCTCCCGCCGCACATGTCACCCATTCGGGGTAGAAGCTTAGTGGCGAGGGTCGCGCTCAGTAGTGCGAACACGGTCCCCCGAGGCCCGGTCATGGTGCGCTCACAGTTCCCCATCGGTTGCTCTTCGGCAACTAATGAAGGCAGTGAACCGGGCGTCGCCGTCCCGTCCGCACGCCATCGACCAGGGAAGATAACCTTTTCGAAGCTATTTCGGGCAAACTTCTTAACCCGGCGTGCCGCGCCGGTCACCACAGGGTGGGAGCACGTCGCCCAGCGCCCCATTCGTCCCATACGCTGGCGGCGTGAGCAGGCATCCGAACGGGCGTAACCCGCTGCGCGTCGCGCGCGGCACCCTGCTCGCCGCCAGCTCCGCCGCGCTCGCCGTCTCGGCGCACGCGTTCGCCGACGGCGGCCTGCCCGACACGGCGCTGACCGTGCTGCTCACCCTGCTGATCGGCTGGGTGGCGACCGGGCTGACCGACCGGACGACGGGCCCGCTCGGCGCGTTCGCCGTGCTCGGCGCCGGACAGCTCGTGATGCACGTCGTGCTCAGCGACCTGATGGACCACGGCACATCGCAGGTCGACGGCGCCGTGATGACCGCGGCGCACGTCGTGGCGACCGGGATCGCGGCGGTGCTCGTCGCGACCGCCGAGTCGATGCTCCGCACCGCGGTGGCCGCGCTGCGGCTGCTCCTGCCGACGGTGTGGCGCCCGGCGCCGGTGCCGTCCGGCCCGGTGCAGGCCACCGCCGCCCGGCCCTCGGCCGACTGCCCGCACGTCGGCGTGGTGCTGCGCCGAGTCTGCGCACGCCGCGGCCCGCCACTGCCCTCCTGAACCCCACCCACTCACCCCAGCGCCTCGGCGCTGGATTTCCCCCTGTTCAGGAGAAAACCCCATGGCCACCAACCGTGCCATCACGCGCGCCGGATTCGTCGCCGCCACCGTCGGCGTCACCGGGCTGCTCGGCGCCGGTATCGCGTCCGCCCACGTCACCGCCAACGTCTACGGCAAGCAGCCGACGAAGGGCGGCTACGGCGCGATCTTCCTGCGCGTGCCCAACGAAGAACCGGACGCGGGCACCACCAAGGTCGAAGTCACGCTCAAGCCCGAGTACGCGATCAGCAGCGGGCGCGCCAAGCCGGTCCCCGGCTGGACCGCGCAGGTCACCAAGGAGAAGCTGCCCGCGCCGGTGAAGACCGCGAAGGGCACCGAAATCACCGAGGCGGTCACCAAGATCACCTGGACCGCCCAGCCCGGCACCAAGATCGCCGCGGGCTCCGCCGAGTTCCAGGAGTTCGAAATCTCCGTCGGCGCGCTGCCGAACCTCGATCAGATCGAACTGCCCGCCGCGCAGACCTACGAGAACGGCAAGGTGGTGAACTGGAACCAGCCCACCCCGCCGAACGGCGAGGAGCCGGAACACCCCGCGCCAACGGTGAAGCTCGCCGCGGCCGAGTCCGACCACCACGGCGCGGCCCCGGCCAACGCGAGCCACTCGGACACCGAGTCCGCCGCCCCGGCCGACGGCACCGACAACACCGCGCGCTGGCTCGGCGGCGCGGGCC is part of the Amycolatopsis sp. CA-230715 genome and encodes:
- a CDS encoding glycine betaine ABC transporter substrate-binding protein; the protein is MKRRIKAVFGAALLAASLSACGLDINASVPYKIEPASIQPVPSLQGVKVTVGSKDFTENIILGYMAEMALTAAGADVVDLTDIKGSNSARQALINGQIDMSWEYTGTGWINYQGNELPVPGGEKAQFDATKAADESKNGITWLDYSPLNDQYAFAVTEEYGQKHNLKTTSDMTNFLKQNPDQSVFCLETEFTSRQDGFPGALKKYGFPVGTIKNFGIGTIYSSIKSGTCNIGEVFTTDGRIKGLNLRILADDKQTFPQYNASVTMRTEFLNQHPELRGVLEPVGKAMTNQQMIDLCKEVDIDGKSAAEVAKNWMVSKGFVKAS
- a CDS encoding ATP-binding cassette domain-containing protein, which codes for MSVADQTVTTAEGATSIDGAVSGVEIELEQVTKRYPGTREPAVNEFSMVVPAGKIVIFVGPSGCGKTTTMRMINRLIEPTSGRITIGGEDALKLNADTLRRKIGYAIQQAGLFPHFTVEQNIAVVPGLLGWDKKRIDSRVEEMMDLVGLDPKEFHGRYPRQLSGGQQQRVGVARALAADPPVLLMDEPFGAVDPITRGNLQDELLRLQTDLKKTIVFVTHDFDEAVKLGDKIAVLGNQSSILQYDSPDAILANPANDTVAGFVGAGASLKQLTLLRVRDVELKTDVPTAKEDESPAAVREQLAKQGSSFVLVLDGRNRPSRWVHARQLGTAATLATAGRPLGDVVSLQSTLQDALEAMLAEGGGVPVTGPRGEYAGVIELDTVMATIQRLREEHADDHQEEGQS
- a CDS encoding TM0106 family RecB-like putative nuclease, producing the protein MGAEVLLDAGAVSRCRRRVHLEHDPGMRDVPLPPPDPASEQRIADAAAHRLAIRQRLVDASPADATWVTVPRDLPAQERARATEQALADGVPFIWGALLPVDAEGHRRGGVELLVRSDGGYVPVLVVRHRITDRGAGAPTTVMTDLDPHHAVADPVRKVRSQPRDQLRLAHLRRMLETTGHAPRERAYGGVIGLDADVVVWHDLAAATWPGGRTALDEYDARFADRLAIANAAAAGDEALAEPSRVLECKRCPYWPTCQEKLTETRDVSLVVRGEDAMELRRLGVSTVDALAVRNPAEEPPITWTGGSYADAVVLARAWLADLTMVRKVERVEVARADVEVDVDMESFGDSGAYLWGCLLSGADIGLEQGYHAFATWEPLPTTDEARSFAEFWTWFGEVRARTEAAGLTFRAYCYNELAENRWLYGSAERFREYPGIPAKAEIRSFVESDEWVDLFRVVADQFLCSHGKGLKVVAPAAGFTWRDPEAGGEASMRWYRDAVGMDGEAPDAVQRERLLRYNEDDVLATRALRVWMTERAMTEVPFMGDI
- a CDS encoding DUF6474 family protein produces the protein MADSKAAKKAAKAAGKDEKKAVKQAKKDAIKAVKKAHKKGETGSDLVVTAEREDSRFTPKKARNAIAVAKVVGPAVIPVIAPFAVRAAGAAREAYDRYQARKLGIGVDQLGEYSGRGAGLHARIAGLSEGFIDLHESGKASDEDRKFAAAGRATLEQLAATVRAAERMPGTRRKAAHRAVSGELDQLETQLLHRLGI
- a CDS encoding ABC transporter permease, which encodes MTAAVDTGFSTESGSKRAERIRLFAQPAAVVLIVGVTMVWLFTRNLSDTERETLNGASLLKNLGDHLLVTLVVSVLVVAIAVPLGILVTRPFARWAAPVFLAVANIGQAAPALGVLVLFFLWTGATGGLWVAAIPLTFYSLLPVLRNTMVGLDQVDPALVDAGRGIGMSGSSVLWRIEFPLAIPLILAGLRTSLVLAVGTATLVHFVDAGGFGLLIEAGYKLNLTRVLIAGVVLSVGLALIVDWLGAVAEQLLGPKGLR
- a CDS encoding SDR family NAD(P)-dependent oxidoreductase; translated protein: MQIRDTAAIVTGGASGLGGATAKALAAKGAKVFALDLAPSIEKAEQVDGVTYVEADVTSHEQVRAAVEQASGSGAPLRIVVNCAGIGPSARVLSRKGPHDLDLFAKVVQINLIGTFNVLTVAAEAIAKTEPLEDDARGVIINTASIAAFDGQIGQIAYAASKGGVAGLTLPAARDLASHGIRVTTIAPGIIDTPMLATVSDEFRASLAAGVPFPKRLGRPDEYAQLAVNIVEHDYLNGETIRLDGSLRMAPK
- a CDS encoding ABC transporter permease, giving the protein MNLFQYISDRWSSISLQAWLHTSAVVQCTIIAAVIGVLIGIAVYRSPIGSALATALASTILTIPSFALLGLLIPIFGLGSRPAVIALVLYGLLPIVRNTIVGLGSVDPAISDAAKGIGMSRFGVLSRVELRLAWPAILAGMRVATQMLMGIEVIAAYAKGPGLGGEVFSALSNAGSANDVNQAVTGTVGVIILALILEGIYAIIARLTVSRGVRG
- a CDS encoding YcnI family copper-binding membrane protein produces the protein MATNRAITRAGFVAATVGVTGLLGAGIASAHVTANVYGKQPTKGGYGAIFLRVPNEEPDAGTTKVEVTLKPEYAISSGRAKPVPGWTAQVTKEKLPAPVKTAKGTEITEAVTKITWTAQPGTKIAAGSAEFQEFEISVGALPNLDQIELPAAQTYENGKVVNWNQPTPPNGEEPEHPAPTVKLAAAESDHHGAAPANASHSDTESAAPADGTDNTARWLGGAGLVVGALGLGFGAGATIRARKTVADAKAGETSE